From the genome of Methanobrevibacter smithii ATCC 35061, one region includes:
- a CDS encoding ABC transporter ATP-binding protein translates to MLKIDNVSFSYDNSKNNCNLADINQNIEKGEVILLCGESGCGKTTLTRMINGIIPNFFDGTRQGNVYLDGNLISEMPIYEISRYVGSVFQNPKTQFFNVDTTSEIVFGCENLAMNTDEIKNRLNYVVNDFKLQHLLDKNIFKLSGGEKQKIAGASVSAVFPDIFVLDEPSSNLDSESSWDLEDIIKKWKESGKTVIVAEHKLFFLSNVVDRVIFMEKGQITNEWSMDQFRHIDHRDYGLRQLNLKKLVVNHSEYYSNNHEMIELKNFNFKYGKNQVLNIDEVKIPKNEIIAVIGKNGAGKSTFANCLCGLKKSCKGEIIWGDNHLKRKDLLKKTYMVMQDVNHQLFTESVLDEVLLSMDDENICVAEEILTNLNLIHLKEMHPMALSGGEKQRVAIASAIASGKEFLIFDEPTSGLDLKNMMKVSENLVYLQKLGVTSFIITHDFELIMEVCSHILHMEDGKIIDNYKINEEKLENFFLKN, encoded by the coding sequence TTGCTTAAAATAGATAATGTTTCATTTTCATATGACAACAGTAAGAATAACTGTAATCTGGCAGATATTAATCAGAATATTGAAAAAGGTGAAGTCATTCTGCTTTGTGGTGAATCCGGTTGCGGAAAAACAACATTAACGCGTATGATAAATGGAATTATTCCCAACTTTTTCGATGGAACAAGACAGGGAAATGTATATTTGGATGGTAATTTAATAAGTGAAATGCCAATTTATGAAATATCAAGATATGTAGGTTCTGTTTTTCAAAATCCAAAAACACAATTCTTCAATGTGGATACAACAAGTGAAATAGTTTTCGGGTGCGAAAATCTTGCAATGAATACTGATGAAATAAAAAATAGATTGAATTATGTTGTAAACGACTTTAAATTACAGCATCTTCTTGATAAAAACATTTTTAAACTGTCTGGTGGCGAAAAACAAAAAATTGCCGGAGCATCAGTATCTGCAGTTTTTCCCGACATATTTGTTCTTGATGAACCTTCATCAAATTTAGATTCGGAATCTAGTTGGGATTTGGAAGATATTATTAAGAAATGGAAAGAATCCGGAAAAACGGTTATTGTAGCTGAACATAAACTGTTCTTTTTAAGTAATGTTGTTGATAGAGTTATATTTATGGAAAAAGGGCAAATTACTAATGAATGGTCTATGGACCAGTTCAGACATATTGACCATAGGGATTACGGTTTAAGACAATTAAATTTGAAAAAATTGGTTGTTAATCATAGTGAGTATTATTCAAATAATCATGAAATGATTGAACTTAAAAATTTTAATTTTAAATATGGCAAAAATCAGGTATTAAATATTGATGAAGTTAAAATCCCAAAAAATGAAATAATTGCAGTCATTGGAAAAAATGGTGCTGGAAAATCTACTTTTGCAAATTGTCTATGTGGACTTAAAAAGTCCTGCAAAGGGGAAATTATTTGGGGAGATAATCATTTGAAAAGAAAGGACCTGCTTAAAAAGACATATATGGTGATGCAGGATGTTAATCATCAATTATTCACTGAAAGTGTACTGGATGAAGTATTGCTGAGTATGGATGATGAAAATATCTGTGTTGCTGAGGAAATTTTAACAAACTTAAATCTGATTCATCTAAAAGAAATGCACCCTATGGCATTGTCCGGCGGTGAAAAGCAAAGAGTTGCCATTGCATCTGCTATTGCTTCAGGTAAGGAATTTCTGATTTTTGATGAACCGACAAGTGGGCTTGATTTGAAGAATATGATGAAAGTTAGCGAAAATTTAGTTTATCTTCAAAAATTAGGTGTTACTTCATTTATCATCACCCATGATTTTGAATTAATAATGGAAGTGTGTTCCCATATTTTGCATATGGAAGATGGAAAAATTATTGATAATTATAAAATAAATGAAGAAAAACTAGAAAATTTTTTCTTAAAAAACTGA
- the rpl3p gene encoding 50S ribosomal protein L3, whose amino-acid sequence MVRHHQPRKGSVAFSPRKRAAKETPRIKSWPQNDEPKLLGLAGYKVGMTHALVTDSDKNSPTNGMDVFTPVTVLEVPPVVVMGIRAYEKTSRGLKVITEVLADNLDEELSRKISLPKEYNKSEAIAKIQGVLDKTEDIKVLVHTNPKVTSVPKKKPDIFECGIGGANPEEKLNTALELLGNEVKASDILNEGQFVDAIATTKGKGFQGVVKRWGIRIQYGKAVRAGKGRHVGSIGPWTPSRTMWTVAQAGQMGYHKRTEFNKKILKIASADEVDQINPDGGFVKYGLVKNDYVLVKGSLPGPSKRLVILRQPIRPNNKSEDMPQINYISTKSKQGV is encoded by the coding sequence ATGGTAAGACATCACCAGCCAAGAAAAGGGTCTGTTGCTTTTAGTCCAAGGAAAAGAGCAGCTAAAGAAACCCCTAGGATAAAATCTTGGCCACAAAATGACGAACCAAAATTACTCGGCCTCGCAGGTTATAAAGTCGGTATGACTCACGCTTTAGTGACTGATTCTGACAAAAACTCTCCAACTAATGGTATGGATGTTTTCACTCCAGTAACCGTATTGGAAGTACCTCCAGTCGTAGTAATGGGAATTAGAGCATACGAAAAAACTTCTCGTGGATTAAAAGTGATCACCGAAGTACTTGCAGATAATTTAGATGAAGAACTCTCAAGGAAAATTTCTCTTCCTAAAGAATACAATAAATCTGAAGCTATTGCAAAAATACAAGGTGTATTAGACAAAACTGAAGATATTAAAGTTTTAGTCCATACTAATCCAAAAGTAACTAGCGTACCTAAGAAAAAACCAGACATATTTGAATGTGGTATTGGAGGAGCAAATCCTGAAGAAAAATTAAATACTGCATTAGAATTATTAGGTAATGAAGTAAAAGCTAGTGACATCTTAAACGAAGGTCAATTTGTAGATGCAATTGCAACTACTAAAGGAAAAGGATTCCAAGGTGTAGTTAAAAGATGGGGAATCAGAATTCAATATGGTAAAGCTGTAAGAGCAGGTAAAGGAAGACACGTAGGTTCTATTGGACCTTGGACTCCATCAAGAACCATGTGGACCGTAGCACAAGCAGGTCAAATGGGATACCATAAAAGAACTGAGTTCAATAAAAAAATCTTAAAAATCGCATCTGCTGATGAAGTTGATCAAATTAATCCGGACGGTGGATTTGTAAAATATGGTCTTGTTAAAAACGACTATGTTTTAGTAAAAGGTTCATTACCAGGTCCATCTAAAAGATTGGTTATTTTAAGACAACCTATTAGGCCTAATAACAAATCTGAGGACATGCCTCAAATAAACTACATAAGTACAAAATCTAAACAAGGGGTCTAA
- a CDS encoding energy-coupling factor transporter transmembrane component T — translation MGLKLNFKLDPRTKIIILVLISFMVFNEVPLYISGILVLIPFICLFFSNRIGIALSYILMYIVAKYIQIYLLPTATGIIAILMIMFSYTTTRMLPVLMMGYYTVTTTKVSEFIVSMEKSNIPKEVTIPLSVIFRYIPSVYEEIKSITNAMKMRGFGLNVKSLKNPLKLVEFYMIPILVSAIKTADELSAASLTRGLSNPEPRTHFMEVKLNKIDYTLLTVSLIGLGVYVYYFLGGVFFA, via the coding sequence ATGGGATTAAAACTAAATTTTAAATTGGATCCAAGAACTAAAATTATAATTTTGGTTTTGATAAGTTTCATGGTTTTTAATGAAGTGCCGTTATACATTAGTGGAATTTTAGTTTTAATTCCATTTATTTGTTTATTTTTTTCAAATCGTATTGGTATTGCTTTAAGTTATATTTTAATGTATATTGTTGCAAAATATATTCAGATTTATCTTCTTCCAACTGCAACAGGCATAATTGCAATATTGATGATAATGTTTAGTTATACGACCACTAGAATGTTGCCTGTTTTGATGATGGGGTATTATACAGTCACAACAACAAAAGTGAGTGAATTTATAGTGTCCATGGAAAAAAGTAATATTCCAAAAGAGGTTACTATTCCGCTTTCAGTTATCTTTAGGTATATTCCGTCAGTTTATGAAGAAATTAAATCAATAACTAATGCAATGAAAATGAGAGGTTTTGGTTTGAATGTTAAATCATTGAAAAATCCTTTAAAACTGGTGGAATTTTATATGATTCCTATTCTGGTCAGCGCTATTAAAACAGCAGATGAACTTTCTGCAGCTTCTTTAACAAGGGGATTAAGTAATCCTGAACCCAGAACTCATTTTATGGAAGTTAAATTAAATAAAATAGATTATACATTACTGACAGTTTCATTAATCGGTTTGGGAGTTTATGTATATTATTTTTTAGGTGGTGTCTTTTTTGCTTAA
- a CDS encoding biotin--[acetyl-CoA-carboxylase] ligase, whose protein sequence is MQNEIVKLLKKEGKLSEKTIDELSNIEISDFSDLVRELGKEETKYIKRDKISKNLNTKYIGKDMYIFNEVMSTNTIAKFLSMNGVGNGAVVISEKQTKARGRSGKNWESPLGGVWLSIILNPNVTHSKIPLITLATGVAVENTLKRIGIENAEIKWPNDILIQDKKVCGILTEAITSFNTIESVIIGVGIDANINTENFPQELQENMTTLNEEIGEKVDENLLIRLFLEEFEKISEQFINEEYETILKEWRKNSYTIGKIVEVHEPFSKPYDGYVLGISRDGSLVVEKIDGTLEKVISGECIIKK, encoded by the coding sequence ATGCAAAATGAAATAGTAAAGCTATTAAAAAAAGAGGGAAAATTATCTGAAAAAACTATTGATGAATTAAGCAATATTGAAATTAGTGATTTTTCCGATTTAGTTAGAGAACTTGGAAAAGAAGAAACTAAGTATATTAAAAGGGACAAAATCTCAAAAAATCTAAATACCAAATACATTGGTAAAGATATGTATATATTTAATGAAGTAATGTCCACAAACACAATAGCTAAATTTTTATCAATGAACGGCGTTGGAAACGGGGCAGTTGTAATTTCTGAAAAGCAAACAAAAGCTAGAGGACGATCAGGTAAAAATTGGGAATCTCCTCTTGGTGGTGTTTGGTTGTCAATTATATTGAATCCAAATGTAACCCACTCAAAAATCCCATTAATTACCCTTGCAACTGGTGTAGCTGTTGAAAATACATTAAAAAGAATAGGCATTGAAAATGCTGAAATAAAATGGCCTAATGACATTTTAATTCAGGATAAAAAAGTGTGCGGAATACTAACCGAAGCTATAACCAGCTTTAACACTATTGAAAGTGTCATCATTGGTGTTGGAATTGATGCAAACATAAATACTGAAAACTTCCCTCAGGAATTGCAGGAAAACATGACAACATTAAATGAGGAAATAGGTGAAAAAGTTGATGAAAACCTTCTAATTAGGTTATTCTTAGAAGAATTTGAAAAAATCAGCGAACAGTTCATAAATGAAGAATACGAAACTATCTTAAAAGAATGGAGAAAAAACTCCTATACCATCGGAAAAATCGTAGAAGTGCATGAACCATTTAGCAAACCTTATGACGGTTATGTTTTAGGCATCAGCAGAGACGGATCATTAGTTGTGGAAAAAATTGACGGAACTTTAGAAAAAGTAATATCTGGAGAATGTATAATTAAGAAGTAA
- a CDS encoding putative RNA uridine N3 methyltransferase has translation MYKDELSVFIPNSFLSESKDLKVRTFKVGILGRALAVFQIDNVVIYNDDYIKNENGEEDGEFIAEVLNYMNTPQYLRKSAFPIRPELKHVGILPPLRAPHHPVNSQPDVGDYRQGFTVKRNKKGTFVDIGMDKLAFCKEQLTVKKIFNFKITKIAKKEVIVTPDKPDDIYWGYNVISSNKSLKNSLKLIKPDFIVETTRYGDYIDSIFDELKLKVDEFKNIAILFGGPYSSIPEDVSSGNWEHIKLNTVPNQGTETVRTEEAVVATLSLFNILRF, from the coding sequence ATGTATAAAGATGAGCTATCTGTATTTATTCCGAATTCTTTTCTGTCTGAATCTAAAGATCTTAAAGTTCGTACTTTTAAAGTGGGAATTTTAGGCAGAGCTTTAGCAGTATTTCAGATTGATAATGTTGTTATTTATAATGATGACTATATTAAAAATGAAAATGGGGAAGAAGATGGAGAATTCATTGCTGAAGTTTTAAATTATATGAACACTCCTCAGTATTTGAGGAAAAGTGCATTTCCTATAAGACCTGAACTTAAGCATGTAGGTATTCTTCCACCACTTAGAGCTCCTCATCATCCAGTAAATAGTCAACCAGACGTGGGCGACTATAGACAGGGATTTACTGTTAAAAGAAATAAGAAAGGAACTTTTGTGGATATAGGTATGGATAAACTTGCATTCTGCAAAGAGCAACTTACTGTTAAGAAAATTTTTAACTTTAAGATTACAAAAATTGCTAAGAAAGAAGTAATAGTCACACCTGATAAACCAGATGACATTTACTGGGGATATAATGTAATATCTTCTAATAAGAGTCTTAAAAATAGCTTAAAATTAATTAAACCAGATTTTATTGTTGAAACTACAAGATATGGGGATTATATTGATTCTATTTTTGATGAATTAAAACTTAAAGTAGATGAATTTAAAAATATTGCTATTTTGTTTGGTGGCCCATATTCTTCAATTCCGGAAGATGTTTCTAGTGGTAATTGGGAACATATTAAATTAAATACTGTACCTAACCAAGGAACTGAAACTGTCAGAACTGAAGAGGCAGTTGTCGCTACACTTTCTTTATTCAACATTTTGAGATTTTAA
- a CDS encoding FumA C-terminus/TtdB family hydratase beta subunit: MEKNIKVPVKNEDLTDLKIGDVITLTGNIITARDQAHKRILEQGAPLDIEGAAIFHAGPIISEDENGYKMVAVGPTTSMRMNPYQSDVIDMGPKIVIGKGGMDDTVRKALVKNNALYVVATGGCAALYVDAVEEIESVDWLDLGMPEAMWNLKVKDFGPLIVAMDSEGNSLYD; this comes from the coding sequence ATGGAAAAAAATATTAAAGTGCCGGTTAAAAACGAAGATTTAACTGACTTAAAAATTGGAGATGTAATTACATTAACTGGAAATATTATCACTGCAAGAGACCAAGCACATAAAAGAATTCTGGAACAGGGTGCTCCGTTGGATATTGAAGGTGCAGCAATATTTCATGCAGGACCAATTATATCTGAAGATGAAAACGGATATAAAATGGTAGCTGTAGGTCCAACCACTTCCATGAGAATGAATCCTTATCAAAGTGATGTTATTGATATGGGGCCTAAAATAGTAATAGGTAAGGGAGGAATGGATGATACAGTAAGGAAAGCTTTAGTTAAAAACAATGCATTGTATGTTGTAGCTACTGGTGGATGTGCAGCACTTTATGTTGATGCAGTTGAAGAAATTGAAAGTGTTGACTGGCTGGATTTAGGAATGCCGGAAGCTATGTGGAATTTGAAAGTTAAAGATTTTGGACCGCTTATAGTAGCTATGGATAGTGAAGGCAACAGTTTATATGACTGA
- a CDS encoding TIGR03576 family pyridoxal phosphate-dependent enzyme, translating into MIVNNSLDEVKKRENALSIIKNIIETKGRNELYDLTGLSGGFIASSSQLSLLETYVGPAIFEDEIQEVGKKHLGGEKILPLNRTSSGILATILSLVDEGSNVVHYLAQLPAHPSIPRSCELVKANYFETDDFDKFEIPENTSLVVVTGSTMDHKVIDEDIFKKVIEMAHEQNIPVMVDDASGARLRTVVFNQKKACDLGADITITSTDKLMPGPRGGLMAGRKDLVDKIKVKANQFGLEAQPPAILAMVNGIKNFNGENLIRGFSRKEELFKLLNKNFNAFSETPTGVMISSHDLANEIKVSHNLSDDDLAFIFAFILLKEHGIITIPPVSMPGASTTIRFDLSTKDAFNLDLNDLNKKIESSFNKLQEVVTNEDKCREIVFTS; encoded by the coding sequence ATGATAGTTAACAATTCTTTAGATGAAGTTAAAAAAAGAGAAAATGCTTTATCTATTATAAAAAACATCATTGAAACTAAAGGTCGTAATGAATTATATGATTTAACAGGTTTATCTGGAGGATTTATTGCTTCATCATCCCAATTAAGCTTACTTGAAACTTATGTCGGACCGGCTATTTTTGAGGATGAAATTCAGGAAGTTGGAAAAAAACATTTAGGTGGAGAAAAAATTCTTCCACTTAACAGAACTTCTTCAGGTATATTGGCCACTATTCTTTCATTAGTTGATGAAGGTTCCAATGTAGTTCACTACCTTGCCCAATTGCCGGCTCATCCGTCTATTCCAAGAAGTTGTGAATTAGTTAAAGCTAATTATTTTGAAACTGATGATTTTGATAAATTTGAAATACCTGAAAATACTTCTTTAGTTGTTGTAACAGGCTCAACAATGGACCATAAAGTAATTGATGAAGATATTTTCAAAAAAGTCATTGAAATGGCTCACGAACAAAATATTCCGGTCATGGTCGATGATGCATCAGGAGCCAGACTTAGAACTGTTGTATTTAACCAGAAAAAAGCCTGTGATTTAGGTGCAGATATTACAATTACAAGTACTGATAAATTAATGCCAGGTCCTAGAGGAGGATTGATGGCTGGTCGTAAAGATTTAGTTGATAAAATTAAAGTTAAAGCTAACCAGTTTGGTCTTGAAGCACAACCGCCAGCTATTTTAGCTATGGTTAATGGTATTAAAAATTTCAATGGTGAAAATTTAATTAGAGGATTTTCAAGAAAAGAAGAGCTGTTTAAATTATTAAATAAGAATTTTAATGCTTTTAGTGAAACTCCGACAGGGGTCATGATTTCATCTCATGATTTAGCTAATGAAATCAAAGTTTCACATAATTTATCTGATGATGATTTGGCATTTATTTTTGCATTTATATTATTAAAAGAGCATGGAATTATTACAATTCCCCCAGTTTCAATGCCTGGTGCATCTACAACAATAAGATTTGATTTGTCTACAAAAGATGCATTTAATTTAGATTTAAATGATTTAAATAAAAAAATAGAATCTTCATTTAATAAGCTACAGGAAGTAGTTACAAATGAAGATAAATGCAGGGAGATTGTATTTACTTCTTAA
- a CDS encoding MptD family putative ECF transporter S component, whose amino-acid sequence MSKMLNVKDLITVGIFAVILTVSIFIFGMLGYIPILMIALPVIVALIAGIPYMLFLTRVDKFGMTSLLGLVLGIVMFLSGHTWIPIVVYTLCGLVADVVLKIGDYSSIKNSIISYGFFSLGIFGNMLPFYILRDYFVESIRASMGTDYVNVILPFLTNEMLIILIIATFVVALIGAYIGKIVLKKHFEKAGIA is encoded by the coding sequence ATGAGTAAAATGTTAAATGTAAAAGATTTAATCACTGTAGGTATTTTTGCAGTGATACTGACAGTTTCAATTTTTATTTTTGGAATGCTGGGATATATCCCAATACTGATGATTGCATTGCCGGTCATTGTAGCATTAATTGCAGGAATTCCATATATGCTGTTTTTAACAAGAGTTGATAAATTTGGAATGACTTCATTGTTGGGTTTGGTTTTGGGAATTGTAATGTTTTTAAGCGGTCACACATGGATTCCAATTGTAGTCTATACGCTTTGTGGATTGGTGGCTGATGTAGTTTTAAAAATTGGAGATTATTCCTCTATTAAAAATTCAATTATCAGTTATGGATTTTTCTCATTGGGAATATTTGGTAATATGCTACCGTTTTACATTTTAAGAGATTATTTTGTTGAATCAATTCGTGCGTCAATGGGAACTGACTATGTAAATGTAATTTTACCGTTTTTAACAAATGAAATGCTGATTATTTTGATAATTGCTACATTTGTTGTTGCTTTAATCGGTGCATATATTGGAAAAATTGTTTTGAAAAAACATTTTGAAAAAGCAGGTATTGCCTAA
- a CDS encoding METTL5 family protein, protein MKKITKKKHLEMAIQKVPKHPNPKVDLEQYSTPAIIAADLLWNAYSLGDIADKKVMDLGCGTGIFAIASKLLGAASAIGVDIDKDSTDLASSYCGDVNFICSDICDLENDFDVDTIFQNPPFGSQKNAKKGADLKFISKAIELSPKVLYSFHMASTEEFLISYFEKNDLEITHIFRYNFPIPKIYEFHTRESANVEVIVIRAFL, encoded by the coding sequence ATGAAGAAAATTACTAAAAAGAAACATTTGGAAATGGCCATACAAAAGGTTCCAAAGCATCCAAATCCGAAAGTAGACCTGGAACAGTATTCTACACCTGCCATTATTGCAGCAGATTTGCTGTGGAATGCATATTCTTTAGGGGATATCGCAGATAAAAAAGTAATGGATTTAGGCTGCGGAACAGGAATATTTGCAATTGCATCTAAATTATTAGGTGCAGCTTCAGCTATTGGTGTGGATATTGATAAGGATTCAACTGATCTGGCCAGCAGTTATTGCGGGGATGTTAATTTTATATGCAGTGATATTTGTGATTTGGAAAATGACTTTGATGTTGATACTATTTTTCAAAATCCTCCATTCGGATCACAAAAAAATGCAAAAAAAGGTGCTGATTTAAAATTTATCAGTAAGGCTATTGAACTGTCTCCAAAAGTTTTGTATTCATTTCACATGGCGTCAACTGAAGAGTTTTTAATTAGCTATTTTGAAAAAAATGATTTGGAAATTACTCATATTTTCAGATATAATTTTCCTATTCCTAAAATTTATGAATTTCATACAAGGGAATCTGCAAATGTTGAAGTAATAGTAATTCGAGCTTTTCTTTAA
- a CDS encoding acetyl-CoA carboxylase biotin carboxylase subunit, which translates to MFEKILIANRGEIAIRVMRACRELDIQSVAIYSDADTTSLYTNYADESYPLGNPSPAKSYLNIEKIIDIALESGSDAIHPGYGFLAENPKFGEACEKNGIKLIGPTGDVIHQMGDKITSKALMKKAGVPVIEGTPEGVSDIEEAKEIARQIGYPVIVKASAGGGGIGMRAVYEEDELVRAIESTQSVASTNFGDSTVFIEKYLEKPRHIEFQLLADEHGNVIHVADRECSIQRRHQKLLEEAPSPIMTEELRAEMGASAVKAAEYIGYTSAGTVEFLYDNGQYYFLEMNTRIQVEHPITELVTNTDLIKEQIKIANGDELSYEQKDIQVSGHAIECRINAEDPLNDFAPNPGKITGYRSPGGPGVRLDSGVYMNYTIPTFYDSMISKLVTWGRTRDDSIARMKRALSEYIILGVKTTIPFHKAILRNPNFISGDLNTHFIDQYKNGIESEMVNVIAEDLENVNKMKSTFMPSKKIAAISAAVGSYLNTAKNQQMNKK; encoded by the coding sequence ATGTTTGAAAAGATATTAATTGCAAATAGAGGAGAAATTGCAATAAGAGTTATGCGTGCCTGTCGTGAGCTTGATATCCAAAGCGTAGCTATATACTCTGATGCAGATACAACATCTCTTTATACAAACTATGCTGATGAAAGCTATCCTTTAGGTAACCCTTCTCCAGCCAAGTCTTATTTAAATATAGAAAAAATCATAGATATTGCACTTGAATCCGGATCAGATGCTATTCACCCAGGATATGGATTTTTAGCTGAAAACCCTAAATTTGGTGAAGCATGTGAAAAAAATGGAATTAAACTTATAGGACCTACAGGTGATGTAATCCATCAAATGGGAGATAAAATAACTTCAAAAGCTCTTATGAAAAAAGCTGGAGTTCCTGTTATTGAAGGTACTCCTGAAGGAGTTAGTGACATTGAGGAAGCTAAAGAAATAGCCAGACAAATTGGATATCCTGTAATTGTAAAAGCTTCTGCAGGTGGTGGGGGAATTGGTATGCGTGCTGTTTATGAAGAAGATGAATTAGTACGTGCAATTGAATCTACCCAGTCTGTTGCTTCTACAAACTTTGGAGACTCAACTGTATTTATTGAAAAATACCTTGAAAAACCTAGACACATCGAATTTCAGTTATTGGCTGATGAACATGGAAATGTTATTCATGTAGCAGACAGGGAATGTTCCATCCAAAGAAGACATCAAAAGTTACTTGAAGAAGCTCCTTCTCCAATTATGACTGAAGAGCTTAGGGCTGAAATGGGAGCAAGTGCAGTAAAAGCTGCAGAATATATCGGCTATACCAGTGCAGGTACTGTTGAATTCCTGTACGACAACGGCCAATATTACTTCCTTGAAATGAACACACGTATTCAGGTAGAACACCCAATTACAGAACTTGTTACCAATACTGATTTGATTAAAGAACAAATAAAAATAGCTAATGGTGATGAACTCAGTTACGAACAAAAGGACATACAAGTATCAGGTCATGCAATAGAATGTCGTATTAATGCAGAAGACCCGTTAAATGACTTTGCACCTAACCCTGGTAAAATTACCGGTTACAGGTCTCCTGGAGGACCTGGTGTACGTTTAGACAGTGGAGTTTATATGAATTATACCATTCCTACTTTCTATGATTCAATGATTTCAAAATTAGTAACCTGGGGAAGAACCAGAGACGACTCCATAGCCAGAATGAAAAGAGCATTAAGCGAATACATTATTTTAGGAGTTAAAACTACAATTCCATTCCATAAAGCTATCTTAAGAAATCCTAACTTTATCAGCGGTGACTTAAACACTCACTTTATTGACCAATACAAAAACGGTATTGAAAGTGAAATGGTTAATGTAATTGCAGAAGATTTGGAAAATGTAAATAAAATGAAATCCACTTTCATGCCAAGTAAAAAAATAGCTGCAATTTCTGCTGCTGTTGGATCTTACTTAAATACTGCTAAAAACCAACAAATGAATAAAAAATAA